ACATGCAGGTCTTCACGCTTCTTTTTGAGGATCGACTTGGCCTGCGCCTCTCCTTCATGGATCAGGCGGCGCACTTCCTCGTCGATGATCTGCGCGGTCCCTTCCGAGACATTCTTGCTCTGCGTCACGCTATGGCCGAGGAACACCTCCTGCTCGTTGGCGGAGTAGCGCACACGGCCGAGCTTTTCGCTCATGCCCCATTCCGTGATCATCGCCCGCGACAACTGCGTCGCCATCTGGATGTCGCCCATGGCGCCGTTGGTCACGTTCTTGTCGCCACCGAGAATGAGTTCAGCCTCGCGCCCGCCGAACAGAACGGCCAGGCGGGCCTCGCACCATTCGCGGGTGCGGCTGTGGCGGTCGCCTTCCGGCAGGTTCATGGTCACACCCAACGCGCGGCCACGCGGGATGATCGTCACCTTGTGCAGCGGATCATAGTTCACGTTCAGGCCAACAATGGCGTGTCCCGCCTCGTGATAGGCTGTGTTGCGGCGCTCTTCATCGCTCATCACCATGGACTTGCGCTCGGCACCCATCATCACCTTGTCCTTGGCATCCTCGAACTCGGCCTGCGTGATCATGCGCTTGTTGCGGCGGGCCGCAAGAAGGGCAGCCTCGTTGCAGAGGTTGGCGAGATCAGCACCGGAGAAGCCGGGCGTACCACGCGCCAGCACCTTCGGATCAATATCCGGTGCCAGCGGCTTGTCCTTCATGTGAACCTTGAGGATCTGCTCGCGGCCCTTCACATCCGGATTGCCGACAGTGATCTGCCGGTCGAAACGGCCCGGACGCAGCAATGCCGGGTCCAGCACGTCCGGACGGTTGGTCGCGGCGATGATGATGACGCCTTCGTTCGCTTCGAAGCCATCCATCTCCACGAGGAGTTGGTTCAGCGTCTGCTCACGCTCGTCGTTGCCACCGCCAAGGCCCGCACCACGGTGACGGCCGACGGCGTCGATTTCATCGATGAAGACAATGCAAGGTGCATTCTTCTTGGCCTGTTCGAACATGTCGCGCACACGGCTCGCACCCACGCCCACGAACATTTCCACGAAGTCGGAACCCGAGATCGTGAAAAAGGGCACGTTGGCTTCGCCCGCAATGGCGCGCGCCAGCAAGGTCTTGCCCGTGCCCGGAGGGCCGACGAGCAGCGCACCGCGCGGAATCTTGCCGCCCAGCCGCTGGAATTTGTGTGGGTCCTTGAGGAAGT
The nucleotide sequence above comes from Hyphomicrobiales bacterium. Encoded proteins:
- the ftsH gene encoding ATP-dependent zinc metalloprotease FtsH; protein product: MNQFRSFAVWIVIALLLFALFSLFQGQSMRANSSEISYSEFLTKINNGEISSITASMNGDVVAKTADGRTLTTYAPVSEDFLKTIREKNVSAEFRPPQSDSFLSNALIYWLPMLLIVGVWVFFIRQMQAGSGKAMGFGKSRAKLLTEKQGRVTFSDVAGVDEAKDDVVEIVDFLKDPHKFQRLGGKIPRGALLVGPPGTGKTLLARAIAGEANVPFFTISGSDFVEMFVGVGASRVRDMFEQAKKNAPCIVFIDEIDAVGRHRGAGLGGGNDEREQTLNQLLVEMDGFEANEGVIIIAATNRPDVLDPALLRPGRFDRQITVGNPDVKGREQILKVHMKDKPLAPDIDPKVLARGTPGFSGADLANLCNEAALLAARRNKRMITQAEFEDAKDKVMMGAERKSMVMSDEERRNTAYHEAGHAIVGLNVNYDPLHKVTIIPRGRALGVTMNLPEGDRHSRTREWCEARLAVLFGGREAELILGGDKNVTNGAMGDIQMATQLSRAMITEWGMSEKLGRVRYSANEQEVFLGHSVTQSKNVSEGTAQIIDEEVRRLIHEGEAQAKSILKKKREDLHVLAKALLEYETLSGEEVARVLKGDRIDRDEKPLKRSDKGGTSVPRAGAKRGGRGGLEPQHQG